A stretch of the Diorhabda sublineata isolate icDioSubl1.1 chromosome 11, icDioSubl1.1, whole genome shotgun sequence genome encodes the following:
- the LOC130450412 gene encoding uncharacterized protein LOC130450412 → MFLTTSWLVDLVLLLLLVVFILYKYSTKNFDYWKKRGVFYVKPIPVFGNFYEILTFKTTIAEGLRDLYNQTDEPYLGVFVFHKPVLLLRSPDLIENVLIRDFSYFRNRSLACPRHNPMTGSYLVFQKYKDWKKNRHKLAPIFTSGKLKKLSLIAKNVCNDLKEYIDRNIHLTIDAKVLSHKYTTEVISRCFFGINAYCFKKDDSDIQGISRRIFGFSARNAIIQGLYIFNPDLVEFFKLNFIKKQDEDYIIKVLKEVIAVKKASGKNNEKAFDYIDILVEASDQYESEKNETNKAALTEVLANALQFFIAGTETTSALISFTLYELSINTEIQERVRQEITNILKKNNEISYDSVQNMEYLECCLLETMRKYVSLQVIDREATEDYAVPGGNLVIEKGTTVYVPFYAIHNDEKYFPNPKEYNPDRFIGKDVMGKFLNFIPFGAGPRICIGDRFAMMISKLVMATILTSYEVQKTESTPVPMVLETRSFVFQSKYGRGEFEMLITSFWTIDFILFLIFITYLIYKYSTRNFNYWKTRNVYYETPLPLFGNFKDVIVMKTTIGEWLKEAYDRAKDVPYFGTFIFDKPTLVIKDPRLIKNIMIKDFHNFTDRTIACPEHDKVVSNILFVMPNPQWRDVRSRLSPVFTSGKLKGMFPILGKTGERLQKYLYDKQGTIEAKEVMAKFATDVIAECFFGIKAHCFDDENAIFRVLGRAIFDFRFRNAFAQTAYFSMHNLVKLFKINFFDTWVVDYFTNSFEKAFEAREGTKERKNDFIDILRDMKTKDEDFNVAKLHGASMQFFAAGFETTSATISYTLHELCLNKTIQNKLRTEIMTNIEENGGITYEGVNAMKYLDLCIKETLRKYPVLPFLDRSCLNDYKLPDTDLVIERGTSVYIPMFGLHNDPKYFPQPLKYDPERFLNKIYNSDGLVYIPFGDGPRNCLGERFGLMATKLGVIYTLIKFEVEPCEQTPDPVVFEAKSLVLQSKVGLPMKFKYINPTPA, encoded by the exons atgtTTTTAACGACATCCTGGTTAGTAGATTTGGTTTTACTCCTTTTATTAGTGGTGtttatattatacaaatattctacgaaaaattttgattactgGAAAAAACGGGGAGTGTTTTACGTAAAACCGATACCTGTATTTGGAAATTTCTACGAGATACTTACATTTAAAACAACTATAGCGGAAGGTTTAAGAGATCTTTATAATCAAACTGACGAACCTTATTTAGGAGTTTTCGTGTTCCACAAGCCGGTATTACTGCTGAGATCTCCTGATCTCATAGAAAACGTTCTGATAAGAGATTTCAGTTATTTTAGGAACCGTAGCTTAGCGTGTCCGCGACATAATCCCATGACTGGTAGTTATTTAGTTTTCCAGAAGTATAAAGATTGGAAAAAAAACAGACATAAACTTGCCCCTATTTTCACTAGTGGAAAGCTGAAAAAATTGTCGTTGATAGCAAAAAATGTATGCAACGATTTGAAGGAATATATTGACAGAAACATACATTTAACTATAGATGCAAAGGTATTGAGTCATAAATATACAACTGAAGTGATATCTCGATGCTTCTTCGGCATCAATGCTTATTGCTTCAAAAAAGATGATTCGGATATTCAAGGTATTTCTAGAAGAATATTTGGATTTTCTGCTAGGAATGCCATAATTCAGggattatatattttcaatcccgatttggttgaatttttcaaattaaattttataaagaagCAGGATGAAGACTATATCATAAAGGTGCTTAAGGAGGTGATTGCAGTGAAAAAAGCGAGTGGGAAAAATAACGAGAAGGCTTTTGATTACATAGATATTCTGGTAGAAGCCTCGGACCAATATGAGAgcgaaaaaaatgaaactaataaAGCAG CACTGACTGAAGTATTGGCAAACGCCTTACAATTTTTCATTGCTGGTACGGAAACGACTAGTGCATTAATTTCATTCACATTATACGAATTGTCGATCAATACTGAAATTCAAGAGAGAGTTCGCCAAGAaattacaaacattttaaagaagaataatgaaattagtTACGACAGTGTACAGAATATGGAGTATTTGGAGTGTTGTTTACTAG aaactatGAGAAAATATGTTTCACTCCAAGTCATCGATAGGGAGGCGACTGAAGATTATGCGGTACCAGGTGGAAATTTGGTTATTGAAAAAGGAACAACTGTATACGTTCCGTTCTATGCTATTCATaacgatgaaaaatattttccgaatCCCAAAGAATACAATCCAGATAGATTTATAGGAAAAGATGTCATggggaaatttttgaattttattccgTTCGGAGCTGGACCAAGAATATGCattg GGGACCGTTTCGCAATGatgatttcaaaattagtaATGGCAACTATACTCACGTCTTACGAAGttcaaaaaactgaaagtaCACCTGTACCTATGGTACTGGAAACACGAAGCTTTGTTTTCCAGTCAAAATACGGA CGAGGCGAGTTTGAGATGCTGATAACATCGTTTTGGACTATagatttcattttgtttttgatttttataaccTACTTGATTTACAAATATTCAACAAGAAACTTCAATTATTGGAAAACTCGTAATGTTTATTATGAAACTCCGTTACCTCTATTTGGGAATTTCAAAGATGTAATTGTTATGAAAACAACTATAGGCGAGTGGTTGAAAGAAGCCTATGACAGAGCCAAAGATGTACCATATTTTGGAACATTCATTTTCGATAAACCGACATTAGTGATCAAAGATCCTcggttgataaaaaatattatgatcaaGGATTTCCATAATTTTACTGACAGAACTATAGCCTGTCCAGAGCACGATAAAGTAGTATCGAATATCTTATTTGTGATGCCCAATCCCCAATGGAGAGATGTCAGATCACGACTTTCCCCAGTATTTACCTCGGGTAAATTGAAGGGGATGTTTCCAATACTTGGTAAAACTG gTGAAcgtctacaaaaatatttatacgataAGCAAGGGACAATAGAGGCTAAAGAAGTAATGGCGAAATTCGCAACGGACGTAATTGCCGAATGTTTTTTCGGAATTAAAGCGCATTGTTTCGACGACGAAAATGCCATATTCAGAGTACTGGGACGAGCCATATTTGATTTTAGATTCAGAAATGCTTTTGCGCAAACAGCATATTTTTCAATGCACAATTTGGTGAAATTGTTCaagatcaattttttcgatacCTGGGTGGTTGACTATTTCACTAATAGTTTTGAGAAAGCGTTCGAAGCAAGAGAAGGGACGAAAgagagaaaaaatgattttattgatattttacgTGATATGAAAACGAAGGACGAGGATTTTA ATGTAGCGAAGCTTCATGGCGCTAGCATGCAGTTCTTTGCGGCAGGATTCGAAACTACTAGCGCAACAATTTCCTATACTTTACACGAGCTTTGCTTGAATAAAACCATCCAAAATAAGCTTAGAACGGAAATTATGACAAACATCGAAGAAAATGGAGGAATTACGTATGAAGGTGTTAATgctatgaaatatttagatttgtgCATTAAAG aaactcTCAGGAAGTATCCCGTTCTGCCGTTTTTGGATAGATCTTGTTTAAACGACTATAAACTGCCCGATACAGATTTAGTAATTGAAAGAGGCACTTCAGTGTATATTCCTATGTTCGGTCTTCATAATGatcccaaatattttccacaaccTCTTAAGTATGATCCAGAACGTTTTCTGAACAAAATATACAATTCTGATGGATTAGTTTATATTCCTTTTGGAGATGGACCGCGAAACTGCTTAG GGGAACGATTTGGTTTAATGGCAACAAAGTTAGGAGTGATATACACCTTGATAAAATTTGAAGTGGAACCGTGCGAACAAACACCTGATCCCGTAGTGTTTGAAGCAAAAAGTTTGGTTCTCCAATCAAAAGTTGGTTTGCcaatgaaatttaaatacatCAACCCTACTCCAGCATAA